One window of Betaproteobacteria bacterium genomic DNA carries:
- a CDS encoding biotin--[acetyl-CoA-carboxylase] ligase: MGPLTFKALRLLADGRFHSGEDIARRLDRSRSALSETLKGTGELGVEVFSVPGKGYRLAHPIEFLDAHAIVSALGPAASRVRLTLVDEVDSTSTRLSSLALAGAPSGTCVAAEWQRAGRGRRGRSWQAGLGASLTFSLLWRFEQGPGHLAGVSLAVAVAVARALERAGIPGVGVKWPNDLVHDWKKLGGILVETSGEMLGPTAAIVGVGLNYRLGAMLEGRIDQPATDVASCGGISVSRNALLGGLVTELVDCLERFGRAGFAAFRDDWKARHAYAGRRVTILDGNQPAQEAEVVDVADDGALLVAAGGATRRLTSAEISLRPA; the protein is encoded by the coding sequence ATGGGGCCGCTCACCTTCAAGGCGCTGCGTCTCCTGGCTGACGGGCGATTCCATTCGGGCGAGGACATCGCGCGCCGGCTGGACCGGTCGCGCTCCGCGTTGTCGGAGACGCTCAAGGGCACGGGAGAGCTCGGGGTCGAGGTATTCTCCGTGCCGGGCAAGGGTTACCGGCTGGCCCACCCCATCGAGTTCCTCGATGCGCACGCCATCGTCTCGGCCCTCGGCCCCGCGGCCTCCCGAGTGCGCCTGACGCTGGTCGACGAAGTGGATTCCACGAGCACGCGGCTATCCTCGCTGGCCCTGGCAGGCGCTCCCTCCGGCACGTGCGTGGCCGCCGAGTGGCAGCGCGCGGGCCGCGGACGGCGCGGGAGAAGCTGGCAGGCAGGTCTGGGGGCCTCGCTCACCTTTTCGCTCCTGTGGCGCTTCGAACAGGGGCCGGGCCACCTGGCCGGAGTGTCGCTCGCGGTCGCGGTCGCGGTGGCGCGCGCGCTGGAGCGCGCCGGCATTCCCGGCGTCGGCGTGAAGTGGCCCAACGACCTCGTTCACGACTGGAAGAAGCTCGGCGGCATCCTCGTCGAGACCTCGGGCGAGATGCTCGGGCCCACTGCGGCCATCGTGGGCGTGGGACTCAACTATCGGTTGGGGGCGATGCTCGAAGGCCGCATCGACCAGCCGGCGACAGATGTGGCCTCCTGCGGAGGGATTTCCGTGTCGCGCAACGCCCTCCTCGGGGGACTGGTGACGGAACTCGTGGACTGCCTGGAGCGCTTCGGCCGCGCCGGCTTCGCGGCGTTCCGCGACGACTGGAAGGCGCGCCACGCCTATGCCGGGCGGCGTGTCACCATTCTCGACGGCAACCAGCCCGCGCAGGAAGCCGAGGTGGTGGATGTCGCTGACGACGGCGCGCTTCTGGTTGCCGCCGGCGGCGCCACCCGCCGCCTCACCTCCGCCGAGATCTCGCTGCGGCCAGCATGA
- a CDS encoding FAD-binding oxidoreductase, translated as MNDRPAFPAALLERLRVLVGERGLVTDAAGLEPHTIDWRGQFRGHAALLVKPASTEEMSKVVALLSEAGVGIVPQAGNTSLCGASIPDASGTQVIVNVSRMNRVRAIDLDNNTITIEAGCILADLQRVAAENDRFFPLSLAAEGSCEVGGNISTNAGGTQVLRYGNMREQVLGLEVVLPDGRVWDGLRGLRKDNTGYDLKHLFIGAEGTLGIVTAAVLKLYPAPRAMATALVAVADPAASVALLSSLRKACGERLTGFELIARACFDLVFRHIPNSRDPFAQPHPWYVLVELFDSTQGSGLAGMLEGALGAAIEEGLVQDAVVAASQAQRLELWALRENVSDAQKAEGVSVKHDVSVPVSRVPQLIEEADRALEAAFPGIRIVAFGHVGDGNIHYNAFPPPGDRRDFLAWSPEVNRVVYEIVHRLAGSISAEHGIGALKRDELPHYKPALELDLMRAIKKTLDPRGIMNPGKVLRP; from the coding sequence ATGAACGACCGCCCTGCCTTCCCCGCCGCGCTGCTCGAGCGGCTGCGCGTCCTCGTGGGCGAGCGCGGCCTGGTGACCGACGCCGCCGGCCTGGAGCCCCACACCATCGACTGGCGCGGCCAGTTCAGGGGACACGCAGCGCTGCTCGTGAAGCCCGCCTCCACCGAGGAAATGTCGAAGGTCGTGGCGCTGCTCTCCGAAGCCGGCGTGGGCATCGTCCCGCAGGCCGGCAACACGAGCCTGTGCGGCGCATCCATCCCCGACGCTTCCGGCACCCAGGTCATCGTCAACGTCTCGCGCATGAATCGCGTGCGCGCGATCGACCTCGACAACAACACCATCACGATCGAGGCCGGCTGCATCCTGGCGGACCTGCAGCGGGTGGCCGCGGAGAACGACCGGTTCTTTCCGCTGTCGCTCGCCGCGGAAGGCAGCTGCGAGGTGGGCGGCAACATCTCAACCAACGCCGGCGGCACGCAGGTGCTGCGCTACGGAAACATGCGCGAGCAGGTGCTGGGCCTGGAAGTGGTGCTGCCCGACGGGCGCGTGTGGGACGGGCTGCGCGGCCTGCGCAAGGACAACACGGGCTACGACCTGAAGCACCTCTTCATCGGGGCGGAGGGAACGCTCGGCATCGTGACGGCGGCCGTGCTCAAGCTCTACCCGGCGCCGCGCGCCATGGCCACGGCACTCGTGGCGGTCGCCGATCCCGCTGCATCGGTCGCGTTGCTCTCGAGCCTGCGCAAGGCCTGCGGCGAGCGTCTCACCGGCTTCGAGCTCATTGCACGCGCGTGCTTCGATCTCGTGTTCAGGCATATCCCGAATTCGCGCGATCCCTTCGCGCAGCCGCACCCGTGGTACGTGCTGGTGGAACTGTTCGACAGCACGCAGGGTTCCGGCCTCGCCGGGATGCTCGAGGGGGCGCTGGGCGCGGCGATCGAGGAGGGCCTCGTGCAGGACGCCGTCGTCGCGGCGAGCCAGGCGCAGCGCCTGGAGCTCTGGGCGTTGCGGGAAAACGTGTCCGACGCGCAGAAGGCCGAAGGCGTCTCCGTGAAGCATGACGTTTCCGTCCCGGTGAGCCGCGTGCCGCAGCTCATCGAGGAGGCCGACCGCGCGCTGGAGGCGGCCTTCCCCGGCATCCGCATCGTGGCCTTCGGGCATGTGGGCGACGGCAACATCCACTACAACGCCTTCCCGCCGCCCGGCGACAGGCGCGACTTCCTCGCCTGGTCGCCGGAAGTCAATCGCGTGGTCTACGAAATCGTCCACCGCCTGGCCGGCTCGATCAGCGCCGAGCACGGCATCGGGGCCCTGAAGCGCGACGAGCTGCCGCACTACAAGCCGGCGCTCGAGCTCGACCTCATGCGCGCCATCAAGAAGACCCTCGATCCGCGCGGGATCATGAATCCCGGCAAGGTGCTCCGCCCATGA
- a CDS encoding MFS transporter, translating to MYDFANSGYTTVVLTAVFNAYFVATVAANAPWATFAWTVALGISYAIVMVAGPIVGAWADGRAAKKRALAATTVVCVAGTALLSGAGPGDVAWAVAFIIVSNVAYSLGENLAAAFLTELARPAATGKVSGWGWSLGYCGGILSLGLCLAWVMGAPARGSTTAQSVSGAMLITAGVFALASLPTFLLLRERAVPVPTAARQSHAFARLARTARQATSYRDLAAVFVCGTFYQAGVATVIALAAIYAEQVMGFETKDTILLVLAVNVTAAIGAFGFGYAQDRIGKVRALRLTLYGWIVMVVVAYFGTTQVVFWVAANLAGLAMGSSQSAGRALVAYFSPPDRSGEFFGLWGVATRLASILGPVTYGAVTWGTGGNHRLAILVTGVFFVIAIACLSAVDERRGHATAFPPKTP from the coding sequence ATGTACGACTTCGCCAATTCCGGCTATACGACCGTCGTGCTCACTGCCGTGTTCAACGCGTACTTCGTGGCGACGGTGGCGGCAAACGCCCCCTGGGCCACGTTTGCGTGGACGGTGGCGCTGGGCATCTCCTATGCGATCGTGATGGTGGCGGGGCCCATCGTGGGCGCGTGGGCCGACGGGCGTGCCGCCAAGAAGCGCGCTCTCGCGGCGACCACGGTCGTTTGCGTGGCCGGCACGGCGCTCCTGAGCGGTGCCGGTCCCGGGGACGTTGCCTGGGCTGTCGCTTTCATCATCGTGTCCAACGTCGCCTATTCGCTTGGCGAAAACCTGGCGGCCGCGTTCCTCACGGAGTTGGCTCGCCCTGCGGCAACGGGCAAGGTCTCGGGCTGGGGATGGAGTCTGGGATATTGCGGCGGCATCCTCTCCCTGGGCCTGTGCCTCGCGTGGGTGATGGGCGCGCCGGCGCGCGGCTCGACCACCGCGCAATCCGTTTCCGGGGCCATGCTGATCACGGCAGGCGTCTTCGCCCTCGCTTCGCTCCCCACCTTCCTCCTGCTTCGCGAGCGCGCCGTGCCCGTTCCGACCGCCGCACGCCAGTCGCACGCCTTCGCCCGCCTGGCGCGCACCGCGAGGCAGGCGACTTCGTATCGCGACCTCGCCGCGGTCTTCGTCTGCGGCACGTTCTACCAGGCAGGGGTGGCGACCGTCATCGCGCTCGCGGCGATCTATGCCGAGCAGGTGATGGGGTTCGAGACGAAGGACACGATCCTGCTCGTCCTCGCGGTGAACGTGACGGCGGCCATCGGCGCGTTCGGCTTCGGCTACGCGCAGGACCGCATCGGCAAGGTGCGCGCGCTGCGGCTCACGCTCTACGGGTGGATCGTGATGGTCGTCGTGGCGTACTTCGGCACCACACAGGTGGTGTTCTGGGTCGCGGCGAACCTCGCGGGGCTCGCGATGGGCTCGTCGCAGTCCGCGGGGCGCGCGCTGGTCGCCTATTTTTCCCCGCCGGATCGCAGCGGGGAATTCTTCGGGCTGTGGGGCGTGGCGACGCGGCTTGCCTCCATCCTCGGCCCCGTCACCTACGGCGCCGTCACCTGGGGCACGGGCGGCAACCACCGCCTCGCAATCCTCGTGACCGGCGTATTCTTCGTGATCGCGATAGCATGCCTGTCCGCGGTGGATGAACGCCGTGGGCACGCCACCGCCTTTCCTCCCAAGACGCCATGA
- a CDS encoding type III pantothenate kinase, with amino-acid sequence MNSTSFPVLAIDAGNTRVKWGLRVGDDWAARGAILTAEAAKLGRDWPPFPAGTRALGSNVGGLEVQRLVYEACARHDLLLSLIASRREQLGVTSGYRDAGQLGTDRWAALIAAHQAGAMHQLVVNAGTALTVDALQAGGLFMGGLIVPGPALMRRSLDASTAQLRLTEGAFDPFPRSTPDAITTGCVQAAIGAIERMREAMIAAGCTPERAVLSGGAASALGPHLPMPLALNDNLVLDGLVLIARAS; translated from the coding sequence ATGAACTCGACCTCATTTCCCGTCCTTGCCATCGACGCAGGCAACACGCGCGTGAAATGGGGACTGCGCGTCGGCGACGACTGGGCGGCGCGCGGCGCGATTCTCACGGCCGAGGCCGCGAAATTGGGCCGTGACTGGCCGCCGTTCCCCGCGGGAACCCGCGCGCTGGGCTCCAACGTGGGCGGGCTCGAGGTGCAGCGCCTGGTGTACGAGGCTTGCGCGCGCCACGACCTGCTCCTCAGCCTGATCGCGTCGCGACGCGAACAACTGGGCGTGACGAGCGGCTATCGCGACGCCGGCCAGCTCGGTACCGATCGCTGGGCCGCGCTCATCGCGGCCCACCAGGCGGGCGCCATGCACCAGCTCGTGGTGAACGCCGGCACTGCGCTCACCGTGGACGCGCTGCAGGCCGGCGGCTTGTTCATGGGCGGGCTCATCGTGCCGGGGCCCGCGCTCATGCGCCGCTCGCTCGACGCCAGCACGGCGCAGTTGCGCCTCACCGAGGGCGCCTTCGACCCCTTTCCCAGGAGCACGCCGGATGCGATCACCACGGGATGCGTGCAGGCGGCCATTGGCGCCATCGAGCGCATGCGCGAGGCCATGATCGCCGCGGGCTGCACGCCGGAGCGCGCCGTGCTCTCCGGCGGCGCGGCGTCCGCGCTGGGCCCGCACCTTCCCATGCCCCTTGCCTTGAACGACAATCTGGTCCTCGACGGCCTGGTCCTCATCGCGCGCGCTTCCTGA
- a CDS encoding adenylyltransferase/cytidyltransferase family protein, producing MAACEFESKICDPRDFAARVKALARPLVFTNGVFDILHRGHVTYLAQARALGAAMAIALNADASARRLGKGADRPINVLEDRLAVVAALESVSLVTWFDEDTPLARILECRPERLVKGGDWPVDTIVGAPEVQGWGGTVHSIAFRHDRSTTRLLEKIRL from the coding sequence ATGGCGGCCTGTGAATTCGAATCGAAGATCTGCGATCCGCGCGATTTCGCCGCGCGGGTGAAGGCGCTTGCGCGACCGCTTGTTTTCACGAATGGGGTATTCGACATCCTGCACCGCGGGCACGTGACCTACCTCGCGCAGGCGCGCGCGCTGGGTGCCGCGATGGCGATCGCGCTCAATGCCGACGCCTCGGCCCGGCGTCTGGGCAAGGGCGCAGACCGCCCCATCAACGTGCTCGAGGACCGCCTGGCCGTGGTCGCTGCGCTGGAAAGCGTCTCGCTCGTCACCTGGTTCGACGAGGACACGCCCCTTGCGCGCATCCTCGAATGCCGCCCGGAACGGCTGGTGAAGGGCGGCGACTGGCCGGTGGACACGATCGTCGGCGCGCCGGAAGTGCAGGGCTGGGGCGGCACCGTGCATTCGATCGCCTTCAGGCACGATCGATCGACCACGCGCCTGCTCGAGAAGATCCGGCTCTAG
- a CDS encoding DUF3047 domain-containing protein, producing MRPAHASLLAAFFAASCASVPAPAPPSAAPSSPDPTPFSTAVSLDALPAGWKPFRITRFKKLTEYRLVPLEGTVALQATADASASGLHFDTVADVHEYPWLSWMWKVFALNEKADNTLAHVEDSPARVIVVFEGGRDKLPDAEKFNADLVKAMSGNEMPYATIMYLWENRLPEGAIIPHHLTTRIKMIVAGSGRESLGVWHKERVNLLEDYRRAFGEEPSRVKSVGVMTDTDNTGERSVAWYGDIRFHRR from the coding sequence ATGCGTCCGGCGCACGCCAGTTTGCTGGCAGCCTTCTTCGCGGCCTCTTGCGCGAGCGTTCCCGCGCCCGCGCCGCCATCGGCTGCGCCCTCCTCGCCCGACCCCACGCCCTTCTCGACAGCCGTCTCGCTCGACGCCCTGCCTGCGGGCTGGAAGCCCTTCCGGATCACGCGCTTCAAGAAGCTCACCGAGTACCGGCTGGTTCCGCTCGAAGGCACGGTCGCGCTGCAGGCGACCGCGGACGCCTCGGCCTCGGGGCTGCATTTCGACACGGTGGCGGACGTGCACGAGTACCCGTGGCTCAGCTGGATGTGGAAGGTGTTCGCGCTCAACGAAAAAGCCGACAACACGCTCGCGCACGTCGAGGATTCGCCGGCGCGCGTCATCGTCGTCTTCGAGGGCGGGCGCGACAAGCTTCCGGACGCGGAGAAGTTCAACGCCGACCTCGTCAAGGCCATGAGCGGCAACGAGATGCCCTACGCGACGATCATGTACCTCTGGGAGAACCGGCTCCCCGAGGGCGCGATCATCCCGCACCACCTCACCACGCGCATCAAGATGATCGTCGCCGGGAGCGGGCGCGAGAGCCTCGGCGTGTGGCACAAGGAGCGGGTGAATCTCCTGGAGGACTACCGCCGCGCCTTCGGCGAGGAGCCGTCGCGCGTGAAGTCCGTGGGGGTGATGACCGACACCGACAACACGGGCGAGCGCTCCGTCGCCTGGTACGGCGACATCCGCTTCCACCGCCGCTAG
- a CDS encoding haloacid dehalogenase-like hydrolase, protein MPARFFQNTIALVYDFDGTLSPQPMQEYTVLPRMGIAPREFWKRVNDEAVATQSDMMLVYMRHILESLDRQRIAVKRGDFARMAGAIRYFPGVEGWFARVNAYVRAQSGGKAKLRHYVISAGQKEILEGVSIRRHFKRIYASEYHFNHHGVATFPKLLVTDTLKTQFLFRINKGKESVTESINEHMPEADRPIPFQNMIYVGDGMTDVPSMALTKKSGGHTLAVYDPAQERGKATCVKLLEAGRADFVAEADYRKGSKLSRRMELLLDAVIADIAYRREAFGCRAEHRAR, encoded by the coding sequence ATGCCCGCCCGCTTCTTCCAGAACACCATCGCGCTCGTGTACGACTTCGACGGCACGCTCTCGCCGCAGCCGATGCAGGAGTACACCGTGCTTCCCCGGATGGGGATCGCGCCGCGCGAATTCTGGAAGCGCGTGAACGACGAGGCCGTGGCCACGCAGTCGGACATGATGCTGGTGTACATGCGGCACATCCTCGAGTCCCTCGACCGGCAGAGAATCGCGGTCAAGCGCGGCGACTTCGCGAGGATGGCAGGCGCCATCCGCTACTTTCCCGGCGTGGAGGGCTGGTTCGCGCGCGTGAACGCCTACGTGAGGGCGCAAAGCGGCGGCAAGGCCAAGCTGCGCCACTACGTGATCTCCGCGGGGCAGAAGGAGATCCTGGAAGGCGTCTCCATCCGGCGGCACTTCAAGCGCATCTACGCCTCCGAGTACCACTTCAACCACCACGGCGTGGCCACCTTCCCCAAGCTCCTGGTCACCGACACGCTGAAGACCCAGTTCCTCTTCCGCATCAACAAGGGCAAGGAGTCGGTCACCGAGTCGATCAACGAGCACATGCCCGAGGCCGACCGGCCGATCCCGTTCCAGAACATGATCTACGTGGGCGACGGGATGACGGACGTGCCCTCGATGGCGCTCACCAAGAAGAGCGGAGGGCACACGCTCGCGGTGTACGACCCTGCGCAGGAAAGGGGCAAGGCCACCTGCGTGAAGCTCCTGGAGGCCGGCCGCGCCGACTTCGTCGCGGAAGCCGACTACCGCAAGGGCAGCAAGCTGTCCAGGCGCATGGAGCTGCTGCTCGACGCCGTGATCGCCGACATCGCCTATCGCCGCGAAGCTTTCGGGTGCCGCGCCGAGCACCGGGCGAGATAG
- a CDS encoding DUF3144 domain-containing protein — MNPQVPEDAQAFYDVANRFVGLANELAEEHGPPRVAAAILWAASRYGAFAWALSGAPGKQSTTEALDLFAAQYRKMMEDNLARMHAERTPPAD; from the coding sequence ATGAACCCCCAGGTCCCGGAAGACGCGCAGGCGTTCTACGACGTCGCCAACCGTTTTGTCGGGCTCGCCAACGAGCTGGCCGAGGAGCACGGCCCGCCGCGCGTGGCCGCCGCCATCCTCTGGGCCGCCTCGCGCTATGGCGCCTTCGCCTGGGCCCTGAGCGGCGCACCCGGCAAGCAGTCCACCACGGAGGCGCTCGATCTCTTCGCCGCGCAGTACCGGAAGATGATGGAAGACAACCTGGCGCGCATGCACGCCGAGCGCACGCCGCCTGCGGACTGA
- a CDS encoding dioxygenase — translation MTFPALFLSHGAPTLALANTFFTHTWAELGVVLGRPESILMVSAHWDTPFPVVSTAPRLETIHDFQGFPEELYRVRYRPPGAPDLARHVTGLLAAIDQAPASDPDRGIDHGGWVPLRWMYPDADIPVTQLSVQPDLGARHHLEIGRALAPLREQGVLVIGSGGIVHNLEELDWEGGAPAPIPWAVAFNDWMAKKVDEAAIDDLADYRKLAPQAELAHPSEDHLVPFFVALGAGGLPARHMALGFDMGCLGMDCYAFGE, via the coding sequence ATGACCTTTCCCGCCCTCTTCCTTTCCCACGGTGCGCCGACGCTGGCGCTGGCAAACACCTTTTTCACCCACACCTGGGCGGAGCTGGGCGTCGTGCTCGGGCGGCCGGAATCCATCCTCATGGTGTCGGCGCACTGGGACACGCCCTTTCCCGTCGTGTCCACCGCCCCGAGGCTGGAGACGATCCACGACTTCCAGGGCTTTCCCGAGGAGCTTTACCGCGTTCGCTACCGGCCGCCCGGGGCGCCGGACCTTGCGAGGCATGTGACGGGTTTATTGGCCGCCATCGACCAGGCTCCCGCAAGCGACCCGGACCGTGGCATCGACCACGGCGGCTGGGTGCCGCTGCGCTGGATGTATCCCGACGCCGACATTCCCGTCACGCAGCTCTCGGTGCAGCCGGATCTGGGCGCGCGCCACCACCTCGAGATCGGCCGGGCGCTCGCGCCGCTGCGGGAACAGGGCGTGCTCGTGATCGGCTCCGGCGGAATCGTGCACAACCTCGAGGAACTGGACTGGGAAGGCGGCGCGCCTGCCCCGATACCATGGGCGGTGGCGTTCAACGACTGGATGGCGAAAAAGGTCGATGAGGCCGCGATCGACGACCTCGCGGACTACCGGAAGCTCGCGCCGCAGGCCGAACTCGCCCATCCCTCCGAGGACCACCTCGTGCCGTTCTTCGTGGCCCTGGGCGCCGGCGGCCTGCCCGCGCGCCACATGGCCCTGGGCTTCGACATGGGCTGCCTCGGCATGGACTGCTACGCCTTCGGCGAATGA